One Flavobacteriales bacterium genomic window carries:
- a CDS encoding HD domain-containing protein, translated as MDNKGAIQHILDRLEQELPEHLTYHGHHHTLDVMEATERIAKAEGISGELLNLLLVASAYHDSGFLYDHREHEKRGCEIAKDVLPEFGFSEEQIEAVCKMIMATKVPQDPKNELSKILCDADLDYLGRDDFEQIGSTLFKELQALGVVETVETWNRIQLGFLQQHSYHTEYGRKYRQQPKQQHLEKIRSIVAGYDQ; from the coding sequence ATGGATAACAAAGGAGCCATTCAACATATACTCGACCGACTTGAGCAGGAGCTGCCTGAACATTTGACGTACCATGGTCATCATCATACCTTGGACGTAATGGAGGCCACGGAGCGCATTGCAAAAGCCGAAGGCATTTCAGGCGAATTGTTGAATCTGCTGCTGGTGGCCTCTGCATATCATGACAGCGGTTTTCTTTACGACCACAGAGAACACGAGAAACGAGGCTGCGAAATTGCAAAGGACGTGCTGCCGGAATTTGGATTTTCAGAAGAGCAGATTGAGGCCGTGTGCAAAATGATCATGGCCACTAAAGTGCCACAGGACCCCAAGAATGAATTGTCGAAAATCCTGTGCGATGCCGACCTGGACTACCTGGGCAGGGACGATTTCGAACAGATCGGATCAACGCTTTTCAAAGAATTGCAGGCACTTGGTGTGGTTGAAACAGTTGAGACCTGGAACCGGATTCAACTCGGATTTTTACAACAACACTCATATCACACCGAGTATGGCCGAAAATACAGGCAACAGCCAAAACAGCAACATCTTGAAAAAATAAGATCGATCGTAGCAGGTTATGACCAATAG